From Streptomyces sp. NBC_00690, a single genomic window includes:
- a CDS encoding alpha/beta fold hydrolase encodes MNHLEELKEFARLHARGQGMTERQVAAVLPWITTDEPGHPGSWARVWSAEADRLAFAGRPIDACRRYALARFPHHGDDDRLRAQHNCVRTFDDWRRRRGVDRLVLDHPGGTVAAWTAGLDGGRQRPLVVIMGGIVSVKEQWAPLLPKLARLGYAAIATEMPGVGENTLRYRADSWELLPYLLDHLSDRARVTQTSVLGLSFSGHLALRAAADDSRIRSIHTVGAPVSEFFSDPLWWPRVPGITRETLRRLTGVADQSELRSVLADFALDETTLESVRVPVNYVVSKRDEIIPAGEHQLLARTLPRVRFKEFDDVHGSPAHQGALRSWLVASLVRSRIAESSGRAGRYGRAAARVTVPHGTASPAPGAQLPATRSDGRRPSATPGS; translated from the coding sequence ATGAACCACCTCGAAGAACTCAAGGAGTTCGCCCGGCTCCATGCGCGGGGCCAGGGCATGACCGAACGCCAGGTGGCGGCGGTCCTCCCCTGGATCACCACGGACGAGCCGGGGCACCCGGGGTCCTGGGCGCGGGTGTGGAGCGCCGAGGCCGATCGACTGGCCTTCGCCGGCCGACCGATCGACGCCTGCCGCCGCTATGCGCTCGCCCGCTTCCCCCATCACGGCGACGACGACCGTCTCAGGGCGCAGCACAACTGTGTGCGCACCTTCGACGACTGGCGCAGGCGCCGGGGCGTGGACCGTCTGGTGCTGGACCATCCGGGCGGCACGGTCGCCGCCTGGACGGCTGGACTGGACGGTGGGCGTCAGCGCCCGCTGGTGGTGATCATGGGTGGCATCGTGAGCGTCAAGGAGCAGTGGGCGCCGCTGCTGCCCAAGCTCGCTCGGCTCGGGTACGCGGCCATCGCGACCGAGATGCCGGGAGTCGGCGAGAACACACTGCGCTACCGTGCCGATTCCTGGGAGCTGCTGCCCTACCTCCTCGACCACCTAAGCGATCGGGCCCGGGTCACGCAGACTTCGGTGTTGGGATTGAGCTTCAGCGGCCATCTCGCCCTGCGGGCCGCAGCCGATGACTCCCGCATCCGCAGCATCCACACGGTGGGCGCCCCGGTGTCGGAGTTCTTTAGCGACCCGTTGTGGTGGCCCCGCGTTCCCGGTATCACCCGGGAGACCCTGCGCAGGCTCACGGGTGTCGCCGATCAGAGCGAACTGCGCTCCGTACTGGCGGACTTCGCCCTCGACGAGACGACCTTGGAGTCGGTCCGCGTTCCGGTGAACTACGTCGTCAGTAAGCGCGACGAGATCATCCCGGCCGGGGAGCACCAGCTGCTGGCCAGGACCCTGCCGCGGGTGCGGTTCAAGGAGTTCGACGACGTGCACGGCTCACCGGCGCACCAAGGTGCGTTGCGCTCCTGGCTGGTCGCCTCGCTGGTGCGCTCGCGCATCGCGGAGTCCTCGGGGCGCGCCGGTCGGTACGGAAGGGCCGCGGCACGGGTGACGGTGCCCCACGGCACGGCTTCGCCCGCCCCGGGTGCTCAGCTCCCCGCGACGCGTTCGGACGGTCGTCGCCCCTCCGCGACCCCCGGCAGCTGA
- a CDS encoding alpha/beta fold hydrolase: MARAQLGDRPEPDRPRTGGGGVRLRSRLLHGHRHAYRMAGKGPAVVLIHGIGDSSATWAEIVPGLARRYRVVAPDLLGHGASDKPRGDYSPGAYANGLRDLLSALGIDRATLVGHSLGGAVAAQFAYQFPERTERLVLVGSGGIGRHVTPLLRAASLPGAGLLLAALQLPTVRWQLGLTVRVLQSLHSGLGLDAPELLRAVDALPDATSRSAFVRTLRAVVDWRGQVGTLLDRSYLTQGMPTMLIWGGRDMVVPAMHAGLGHVAMPGSRLEIFPEAGHFPFRADPERFLAVVHDFIRGSQPAQFSAEEWRQLLRTRRPQARTAGPAAPRAAG; the protein is encoded by the coding sequence GTGGCCAGAGCCCAGCTCGGCGATCGCCCGGAACCTGATCGTCCGCGGACCGGGGGCGGTGGGGTGCGGCTCCGCTCCCGGCTGCTGCACGGACACCGCCACGCCTACCGGATGGCCGGCAAGGGGCCGGCCGTCGTGCTGATCCACGGCATCGGGGACTCGTCGGCCACCTGGGCGGAGATCGTCCCTGGGCTCGCCCGCCGCTATCGGGTGGTCGCACCGGATCTGCTGGGACACGGGGCGTCGGACAAGCCCCGCGGAGACTACTCACCGGGTGCGTACGCCAACGGGCTGCGGGATCTACTGAGCGCCCTGGGCATCGACAGGGCCACCCTGGTGGGGCACTCGCTCGGTGGGGCGGTGGCCGCGCAGTTCGCGTACCAGTTCCCCGAGCGCACCGAACGGCTGGTCCTGGTGGGCAGCGGTGGCATCGGACGACATGTGACGCCGCTGCTGCGTGCGGCCAGCCTGCCAGGTGCCGGACTGCTGTTGGCCGCTCTGCAACTGCCCACCGTACGCTGGCAACTCGGGCTGACCGTCCGTGTCCTCCAGTCGCTCCACAGCGGGTTGGGGCTCGATGCGCCGGAGTTGCTCCGGGCCGTGGACGCACTGCCCGACGCCACGTCACGCAGTGCGTTCGTGCGCACCCTGCGGGCAGTGGTGGACTGGCGCGGCCAGGTCGGGACGCTGCTGGATCGCAGCTATCTGACGCAGGGCATGCCCACCATGCTGATCTGGGGCGGGCGCGACATGGTAGTGCCGGCCATGCACGCGGGGCTGGGACATGTGGCGATGCCGGGCAGCAGGCTGGAGATCTTCCCCGAGGCGGGACACTTTCCGTTCCGTGCGGACCCCGAACGGTTCCTCGCGGTGGTGCACGACTTCATCCGTGGGTCGCAGCCGGCGCAGTTCAGCGCCGAGGAGTGGCGGCAACTGCTGCGCACCCGCCGCCCGCAGGCCCGCACCGCCGGGCCCGCTGCCCCACGCGCGGCGGGGTAG